One genomic segment of Halomarina pelagica includes these proteins:
- a CDS encoding aspartate aminotransferase family protein: MTDRETDSATSNDEVVSRYDEYVMPVWKSLNVPLKRAEGCTVEDFEGNEYLDLFSGISVTNAGHNDPDVIEAARNQLEEFVHGCSYVHPNEPVADLAEELARITPGDLKKTFFCNSGTEAVEGAIKLARKYTGSKEIVSLEMAFHGRTLGSLALTGNRGYKRHMAPTINDVSHAPAPYQYRSPYGDRSPREFGELAANELERVIETHTSDDVAAIVVEPIMGEGGIIVPPEGYLPRVKDVARDHDALLILDEVQSGYGRTGSMFACTQFDVVPDVMAQAKGIANGLPLGAFTATAEIADAFDPGDHFSTFGGNPVACAASLATIEALEDGLVDNAREQGAWLEDEFATLDDAFEVVGDVRGRGLMWGLEIVTPDESGPVGVAPKPAPKLAKRLTERLREDGVIVGVGGFYGNVIRIQPPLSITREQLERAVESLRDALETER; this comes from the coding sequence ATGACCGATCGCGAGACGGATTCGGCGACGTCGAACGACGAGGTGGTATCGCGCTACGACGAGTACGTGATGCCCGTCTGGAAGTCGCTCAACGTTCCGCTGAAGCGGGCGGAGGGATGCACCGTCGAGGACTTCGAGGGCAACGAGTACCTCGACCTCTTCTCGGGGATCTCGGTGACGAACGCGGGACACAACGACCCGGACGTGATCGAGGCCGCACGGAACCAGCTCGAGGAGTTCGTACACGGCTGTTCGTACGTCCATCCCAACGAGCCGGTCGCGGACCTCGCCGAGGAACTGGCCCGGATCACGCCCGGGGACCTCAAGAAGACCTTCTTCTGTAACTCCGGCACGGAGGCCGTCGAGGGGGCGATCAAACTCGCCCGGAAGTACACCGGGAGCAAGGAGATCGTCTCGCTGGAGATGGCCTTCCACGGACGCACCCTCGGGAGCCTCGCGCTCACCGGCAACAGGGGGTACAAGCGTCACATGGCACCGACGATCAACGACGTCTCGCACGCCCCCGCGCCGTACCAGTACCGGTCACCCTACGGCGACCGATCCCCACGGGAGTTCGGCGAACTGGCGGCGAACGAACTCGAACGGGTCATCGAAACCCACACGAGCGACGACGTCGCCGCGATCGTCGTCGAGCCGATCATGGGCGAGGGCGGGATAATCGTCCCGCCGGAGGGGTACCTCCCCCGGGTGAAGGACGTCGCGCGCGATCACGACGCCCTCCTGATCCTCGACGAGGTGCAGTCCGGGTACGGACGAACGGGGTCGATGTTCGCCTGCACGCAGTTCGACGTCGTCCCCGACGTCATGGCGCAGGCGAAGGGCATCGCCAACGGACTCCCGCTCGGCGCGTTCACCGCCACCGCGGAGATCGCGGACGCGTTCGACCCCGGCGATCACTTCTCGACGTTCGGCGGAAACCCGGTGGCGTGCGCGGCGTCGCTCGCCACGATCGAGGCGTTGGAGGACGGTCTCGTCGACAACGCCCGGGAGCAGGGTGCGTGGCTCGAAGACGAGTTCGCCACACTCGACGACGCGTTCGAAGTCGTCGGCGACGTCCGCGGTCGCGGGCTGATGTGGGGCCTCGAGATCGTCACGCCGGACGAGTCGGGTCCGGTGGGGGTCGCACCGAAGCCCGCACCGAAACTCGCAAAGCGACTGACGGAGCGCCTCCGAGAGGACGGCGTCATCGTCGGCGTCGGCGGGTTCTACGGCAACGTGATCCGGATTCAGCCCCCGTTGTCCATCACCCGGGAACAGCTCGAACGGGCGGTCGAATCGCTCCGTGACGCCCTCGAGACGGAGAGGTAG
- a CDS encoding 5-oxoprolinase subunit B family protein translates to MSEARIERTELPEPRYEFGGDDHVFVELDRAMSFDANFRAMAITQQIAERDVEGVIEICPANASYMVRFDPDVVHPEAMVDELREIAAGTDISEYSWETRVVDVPVLFRDPWTHETLMEFRDRHQDPDATDLEYSARINGFETAEAFVDAFVGSPHMVTMVGFVPGLPWCFQMVPRSEQLEVPKYVQPRTATPSRAVGFGGAFSVVYPVQGAGGYQLYGRTPIEVLDVDQRLPDFRDSMVFPNPGDILNYRRIDRETYDAIREEVEEGTYEYAIEEVEFTPEAFFEAPHEYNEELTEVLAR, encoded by the coding sequence ATGAGCGAAGCGCGAATCGAGCGAACGGAACTGCCGGAGCCGCGGTACGAGTTCGGCGGCGACGACCACGTGTTCGTCGAACTCGACCGGGCGATGAGTTTCGACGCGAACTTTCGGGCGATGGCGATCACCCAGCAGATCGCCGAGCGCGACGTCGAGGGCGTGATCGAAATCTGCCCGGCGAACGCCTCCTACATGGTGCGGTTCGATCCGGACGTCGTCCACCCCGAGGCGATGGTCGACGAGTTGCGGGAGATCGCCGCCGGAACCGACATCTCGGAGTACTCCTGGGAGACGCGCGTCGTCGACGTCCCCGTGCTGTTTCGGGATCCGTGGACGCACGAGACGCTCATGGAGTTCCGCGATCGCCACCAGGACCCCGACGCGACGGACCTCGAGTACTCCGCCCGCATCAACGGCTTCGAGACGGCCGAGGCGTTCGTCGACGCGTTCGTCGGCTCGCCTCACATGGTCACGATGGTGGGGTTCGTCCCGGGGCTCCCCTGGTGCTTCCAGATGGTGCCGCGGAGCGAGCAGCTGGAGGTCCCCAAGTACGTGCAACCGCGGACCGCCACGCCGAGCCGGGCGGTGGGGTTCGGCGGCGCGTTCTCGGTCGTCTACCCGGTTCAGGGCGCTGGCGGCTATCAGCTGTACGGACGGACCCCGATCGAAGTGCTCGACGTCGACCAGCGGCTCCCGGACTTCCGCGATTCGATGGTGTTCCCGAACCCTGGCGACATCCTGAACTACCGACGGATCGACCGCGAGACGTACGACGCGATCCGCGAGGAGGTCGAGGAGGGCACCTACGAGTACGCCATCGAAGAGGTCGAGTTCACGCCGGAGGCGTTCTTCGAGGCCCCACACGAGTACAACGAGGAACTCACGGAGGTGCTCGCCCGATGA
- a CDS encoding acetyl-CoA carboxylase biotin carboxylase subunit, which yields MFGRVLIANRGEIAVRVIQAAKELGVETVAVYSDADETAKHVRHADVARHVGASVARKSYLDQAAIVEAARETDADAIHPGYGFLAESESFARRVEESEVAWIGPPADVMADFGEKTKARAIMKRAGVPVVPGTDDTVDSPDEVRAFADEHGYPVAIKADGGGGGRGLKVVERDREVEDRLEAARREGEAYFDNPAVYVEKYLENPRHIEVQVLADAHGNARHLYERDCSVQRRQQKLIEETPSPSLDDETREELCAAASQGISAAGYVNAGTVEFLYEADGNGAGDFYFLEVNARIQVEHPVTEVATGIDVVKQQLRIAAGDELDFDQEDVEPRGAVMEFRINAEDPYDDFAPTPGTLETYRRPTGMGVRVDDGVDQGDAVSPFYDSLVGKYVVSGGDRDEVLARSRRALGEADVEGISTTIPFHLAVLDDDRFRENEHTTKYLDEQFDGFE from the coding sequence ATGTTCGGCAGGGTACTCATCGCCAACCGGGGGGAGATCGCGGTACGAGTGATACAGGCCGCAAAGGAGCTGGGAGTCGAGACGGTCGCCGTCTACAGCGACGCCGACGAGACGGCGAAGCACGTCCGCCACGCCGACGTCGCCCGGCACGTCGGTGCGTCCGTCGCCAGGAAGAGCTACCTCGATCAGGCGGCCATCGTCGAGGCCGCCCGCGAGACGGACGCCGACGCGATCCACCCCGGGTACGGCTTCCTCGCCGAGAGCGAGTCGTTCGCCCGTCGCGTCGAGGAGTCCGAGGTCGCCTGGATCGGCCCGCCCGCCGACGTGATGGCCGACTTCGGCGAGAAGACGAAGGCCCGGGCGATCATGAAGCGGGCGGGCGTCCCGGTCGTCCCGGGGACGGACGACACCGTCGACTCGCCCGACGAGGTGCGGGCGTTCGCCGACGAACACGGCTACCCGGTCGCCATCAAAGCCGACGGCGGCGGCGGCGGTCGCGGGCTGAAGGTCGTCGAGCGCGACCGCGAGGTCGAAGACCGACTGGAGGCGGCGCGGCGCGAGGGGGAGGCGTACTTCGACAACCCGGCGGTGTACGTAGAGAAGTACCTCGAGAACCCACGGCACATCGAGGTGCAGGTGCTCGCGGACGCCCACGGAAACGCGAGACACCTCTACGAGCGAGACTGCTCGGTGCAGCGCCGCCAGCAGAAGCTCATCGAGGAGACGCCGTCCCCCTCGCTCGACGACGAGACGCGCGAGGAACTCTGTGCGGCCGCCAGTCAGGGTATCTCGGCGGCGGGATACGTCAACGCCGGCACCGTCGAGTTCCTCTACGAGGCCGACGGGAACGGCGCTGGCGACTTCTACTTCCTCGAGGTCAACGCCCGCATCCAGGTCGAACACCCGGTCACCGAGGTCGCGACGGGCATCGACGTCGTCAAACAGCAGCTTCGGATCGCCGCGGGCGACGAACTCGACTTCGATCAGGAGGACGTCGAGCCCCGCGGTGCAGTCATGGAGTTTCGTATCAACGCCGAGGACCCGTACGACGACTTCGCGCCCACGCCGGGGACGCTGGAGACCTACCGGCGGCCGACCGGGATGGGCGTCCGCGTCGACGACGGCGTCGATCAGGGGGACGCGGTCAGTCCCTTCTACGACTCGCTCGTCGGAAAGTACGTCGTCTCCGGAGGGGACCGCGACGAGGTGCTCGCCCGGAGCCGGCGCGCCCTGGGCGAGGCGGACGTCGAGGGCATCTCGACGACTATCCCGTTTCACCTCGCGGTGCTCGATGACGACCGGTTCCGCGAGAACGAACACACGACGAAGTACCTCGACGAGCAGTTCGACGGTTTCGAGTGA
- a CDS encoding helix-turn-helix domain-containing protein — MWEALLAIRHNGCPVSDTSARNPDVHLQNLARSQVSDGHAKRLLCLRGQPDHIDRFAVEFRDHDIVEKFERVSEGDSRGEYFSCEITYEDENPSLLQIVNTSGCYQHSTISVKNGVENWIVYTEEKSRIHELISTIETLDNDIELYRSTNIGKLNSDTAMEFTALLSNLTSRQQTAFETALSLGYYENESDTTMEDIADVLELHPSTAWEHVKKAENKLFTEIGQRLFTPTDD, encoded by the coding sequence ATGTGGGAAGCGTTACTCGCGATACGACACAACGGCTGTCCGGTTTCGGATACAAGTGCGCGTAATCCGGACGTTCACCTCCAGAACCTCGCGCGCTCACAGGTCTCAGATGGGCACGCAAAGCGCCTCCTGTGTCTGCGGGGGCAGCCAGACCACATCGATCGGTTCGCGGTCGAGTTTCGCGATCACGACATCGTCGAAAAGTTCGAGCGAGTCTCGGAGGGTGACAGTCGAGGCGAGTACTTCTCGTGTGAGATAACCTACGAGGACGAGAATCCGAGTCTTCTCCAGATTGTCAACACGAGCGGGTGCTACCAGCACAGCACGATCAGCGTCAAGAACGGCGTCGAAAACTGGATCGTTTACACAGAGGAGAAGAGTCGGATCCACGAACTCATCTCCACGATCGAAACCCTCGACAACGATATCGAACTCTACCGGAGCACGAACATCGGCAAACTCAACAGCGACACGGCAATGGAGTTCACTGCGCTTCTCTCGAATCTCACGTCCCGCCAGCAGACCGCCTTCGAAACCGCGCTCTCTCTCGGCTACTACGAAAACGAGTCGGATACGACGATGGAGGACATCGCCGACGTCCTCGAGCTCCACCCGTCCACGGCGTGGGAGCACGTCAAGAAGGCGGAGAACAAGCTGTTCACCGAGATCGGCCAGCGACTGTTCACCCCTACGGACGACTGA
- a CDS encoding amidase — MVEIEEATVDQLHRAFESGDLTSRALVEHYLERIEAYDRSGPELNSIIEVNDAAVDRADELDETFARDGAFVGPLHGIPVLVKDALETADMPTTFGSATFAEYVAEEDADAVRRLRDAGAIVLAKTNLPDWATSWFGFSSAIGRTKNPYDLARDPGGSSSGTGAAVAANLGAVGIGTDCGGSIRVPASFDNLVGFRVTPGLISRSGVNPLVSHQDTAGPMTRTVRETAQLLDVLVGYDENDALTAETELATVHGSYVDHLRADALRGSRIGVLRDGFGDEDDPAAAPVTRVVDEAIVTMRNSGAELVDPVEIPNLSGYLEDTMLYVLQSKRDIDQFLEEIDGPVDSVDELYENGDYHELLDLFVAFAEEGPDDLEDHLEYWKRLDAQRAFQLEILNVFAAHDLDAIVYPDVQVVPPTEDEIREEKYATMTFPTNTIIASQSLCCAMSVPAGFTDDGLPVGMEILGKPFDEARLVELGYSFEQTADRRRPPETAPPL; from the coding sequence ATGGTCGAAATCGAAGAAGCCACCGTCGATCAACTCCACCGAGCGTTCGAGTCCGGTGACCTCACGAGCCGAGCGCTCGTCGAGCACTACCTCGAGAGGATCGAGGCCTACGACCGTAGCGGGCCCGAACTGAACTCCATCATCGAGGTCAACGACGCCGCGGTCGATCGCGCGGACGAACTCGACGAGACGTTCGCCAGGGACGGGGCGTTCGTGGGTCCGCTCCACGGGATCCCCGTCCTCGTGAAGGACGCGCTCGAGACGGCGGACATGCCCACGACGTTCGGGTCGGCGACCTTCGCGGAGTACGTGGCCGAGGAGGACGCGGACGCGGTCCGACGCCTGCGCGACGCCGGGGCGATCGTCCTCGCGAAGACCAACCTGCCGGACTGGGCCACGTCGTGGTTCGGTTTCTCCTCGGCGATCGGGCGAACGAAGAACCCGTACGACCTCGCCCGCGACCCGGGCGGATCGAGCAGCGGGACGGGAGCCGCCGTCGCCGCGAACCTCGGGGCGGTCGGGATCGGGACGGACTGCGGCGGGTCGATCAGAGTGCCCGCGTCGTTCGACAACCTCGTCGGGTTCCGGGTGACGCCCGGGCTGATCAGCCGCTCGGGGGTGAACCCGCTCGTTTCGCACCAGGACACCGCCGGCCCGATGACCCGAACGGTCAGAGAGACCGCTCAACTATTGGATGTCCTCGTCGGGTACGATGAGAACGACGCCCTCACCGCCGAGACCGAACTCGCGACGGTCCACGGTTCGTACGTGGACCACCTCAGGGCGGACGCGCTGCGCGGTTCGCGGATCGGGGTCCTCCGCGACGGGTTCGGCGACGAGGACGACCCCGCCGCCGCGCCGGTCACGCGCGTCGTCGACGAGGCGATCGTGACCATGCGTAACTCCGGTGCCGAACTCGTCGATCCCGTCGAGATCCCGAACCTGTCCGGCTATCTCGAGGACACGATGCTGTACGTCCTCCAGTCGAAGCGGGACATCGACCAGTTCCTCGAAGAGATCGACGGGCCGGTCGACTCGGTCGACGAACTGTACGAGAACGGCGACTACCACGAACTCCTCGACCTGTTCGTCGCGTTCGCGGAGGAAGGCCCGGACGACCTGGAGGACCACCTCGAGTACTGGAAGCGACTCGACGCCCAGCGGGCGTTCCAGCTCGAGATCCTGAACGTCTTCGCCGCGCACGACCTCGACGCGATCGTGTATCCGGACGTCCAGGTCGTTCCCCCCACGGAGGACGAGATTCGCGAGGAGAAGTACGCGACGATGACGTTCCCCACGAACACGATCATCGCCTCGCAGTCGCTGTGCTGTGCGATGTCGGTACCAGCAGGGTTCACCGACGACGGTCTCCCCGTCGGGATGGAGATCCTGGGCAAGCCGTTCGACGAGGCCCGGCTCGTCGAACTGGGGTACTCGTTCGAGCAGACGGCGGACCGTCGACGGCCCCCCGAGACCGCTCCACCGCTCTGA
- a CDS encoding biotin-dependent carboxyltransferase family protein — translation MIDVLDGGISTTVQDLGRFGHYHIGVPPSGAMDRFSHEVANALVGNEPDAATLEMTYAGADLRFDEECVVALAGAPMPARLDGEDVPMHEAVRVDAGQELETEFTTEGARTYLAVSGGVDVPEVMGSRSTYTLVGIGGHEGRTLEAGDALSTGENGASPDAVVGNSAPEAHLRDFGKGDALRIVVGLCDYRLTDESREELCDVGWTVTPEADRVGYRLEGPELEFVEREQPFGAGTDPSNVVDVGYPIGSIQLPQKPIVLMRDAVTGGGYATVGTVISADRDLLAQRRTHETVHFESVTVEEALDARRARREALDAIRDALER, via the coding sequence ATGATCGACGTCCTCGACGGCGGGATCTCGACGACCGTCCAGGACCTCGGCCGGTTCGGCCACTACCACATCGGGGTGCCCCCCTCGGGGGCGATGGATCGGTTCTCCCACGAGGTGGCGAACGCGCTCGTCGGCAACGAGCCCGACGCGGCGACCCTCGAGATGACCTACGCCGGGGCGGACCTCCGGTTCGACGAGGAGTGCGTCGTCGCCCTGGCGGGCGCGCCCATGCCTGCCCGGCTCGACGGCGAGGACGTCCCAATGCACGAGGCGGTGCGCGTCGACGCCGGACAGGAACTCGAGACGGAGTTCACCACGGAGGGCGCGCGAACGTACCTCGCCGTGAGCGGCGGCGTCGACGTCCCGGAGGTGATGGGGAGCCGTTCGACGTACACGCTGGTCGGCATCGGCGGCCACGAGGGGCGCACGCTGGAGGCGGGTGACGCCCTGTCCACCGGCGAGAACGGCGCGTCCCCAGACGCCGTCGTCGGCAACAGCGCCCCCGAGGCGCACCTCCGCGACTTCGGGAAGGGCGACGCGCTCCGGATCGTGGTCGGCCTCTGTGACTACCGGCTCACGGACGAGAGCAGGGAGGAGCTCTGCGACGTCGGTTGGACGGTGACCCCCGAGGCCGACCGGGTGGGATACCGCCTCGAGGGTCCCGAACTCGAGTTCGTCGAACGCGAACAGCCCTTCGGCGCGGGGACCGACCCCTCGAACGTCGTCGACGTCGGCTATCCGATCGGCTCCATCCAGCTCCCCCAGAAGCCGATCGTCCTGATGCGCGACGCCGTGACGGGCGGCGGCTACGCGACCGTCGGGACGGTGATCAGCGCGGACCGCGATCTGCTCGCCCAGCGGCGCACCCACGAGACCGTCCACTTCGAATCCGTGACCGTCGAGGAGGCCCTCGACGCTCGCCGGGCGAGACGCGAGGCCCTCGACGCGATCCGGGACGCGCTCGAACGGTGA